The genomic stretch GGCATCCTTCCATGGTCACGGCACCCGTGACAAAAATTACCCGTCGGACCAATGCGTTGGAAAGCAGTTCGTACACTTGATCGTTGTTGTCGGCAGGAAAGGTCGTCATAGCATTGAGGACGGAGTATACCACATTGCAGGGGAGATCCACATCAATACCTGGGCAAGACTCTACTTTGCCGGCACGACGTCCAATTTGGCACTGTGCGGCACCCCGTAAAACGCGCTCCCACGGCATATCTACTTCGGCAGCAGTCAAACCACTTTCACGGACCATCGGCCCCAAGGACGCCAATCGCTGACAAGCCAAGACTGCTCGACTGGGTTCACCTTGAAAGAAGTGAcgagaagaaattgatgCCAGCGCTAGAGCCCGATATTTGATCCGGTCCTGATTGCCAGCTTCTGTGAGAGCTGTTCCTTGCAAAGGCAAGGAGAGTTCGTCGTCCAACATGGCGATCGCATCCGTCACGTTGTGAACGCGAAGCAGCCCTCGGATTATGGCGGCACTCTCCATGGGCATCATCGACAACCTGTATTCTGTTCGCCGTTCTTGAATAGCTTGAGTCGCGACCTGATGGTTTTTCATGTGCAAAGCTGCTACGGCGAGACGGGCGAGTAATGATCCCTTGTAGCCGTAGGCAAATACTTCGTCCGTCTCGTGCAACAAAAACTGCGCAATGGAATTCATGTCGTCGCCATCGTGACGATTTTGAGCACGCTTGATAGCCCGCATCACGTCATCCGCTGTCGAGCTCGGTGTAAGTGCAGGCAATGTCGTGGAGTGCAAGGGATACGAGTTATGTGCAAATTTTTGGAGGTCAGCGCCGTTCCGTTGCCGAATCTGCCGTTGTTTCTTACTGGCTCGTTCCAAAGCCTTTCGCTCCGGTCTAGATAGACGGGATCTCTCTTTAGATGATGCAATTGCGATAGTGTTTTCCCCGTTGTCAACAGTGGAAGCCGTCTTGCTGATCTTTTGTTCGGTGGTCCGTTTTTTGTAATTTTCATTGTTGTGCGGATATTCCTCTTTGGCCGCCCGATTTACAACCACAAATAGCGGTACTAGCTTCTGTCGAGATGGATCTTTCGGTAGGAGGTTCATTGATGGGGCTTTCATCAATACTGCGGGTGAAACAAAGGCCGACGCTACTACAGGTGTCGACAGGCACCAAAGCAAACGACGCGTATACGAGAGGATCAACAAGCATCGTCCAAACCGCCCGAATCGTGCCATTGCGGAATGTCTGGACGAATCCCTTTCTCCTTCGCAAGATCTTTTCCGAGAGGAGCTTCCTGAGTGGAAAGCAATACTCTAACAAACGGGCGAAAGAAGCTCGCTCTAGAGTCTCTGGTCAACCACAGACATGTGATGTATCTGAACTTGTGAGCTTCTCGGTCGACGGCTGCGGTTTCGGTCTATAATGTTGTCTCGCTCTTCTAAGGAACAGGTTACGATATCAACGATTTGATTGGTGCAGCTTTTGTCTGTAGTGACGTCGACCAGCTCGAAAGACTTCCCAGAAAAGGCTATGGCAATCCAGAAGCCGTGAGATAGGGTACTGgtacttactgttagatcAACATGACATCCATTTTGCTTGCAGAGACTTTACGTTAGCTGGTCGTATTGTTTAGTTTAACCGGCATCAACGAGCAGGAGACAGACTGTCATGAAAGGGGGAAATAATctttgcttacagttaaaacCTCTCTACGACTGGTAATGCGAAACCGAGATTTGCCTAGACTGTGAAGCCTAAGGACGGTTCTCTTCACCTGAACAATCCGCTATGTAGATTTGCTGCAGCCAACTCATCGCACGATGGCCCTCCGGATTGGGTTCCTATCGAGCCTATTTCAGTTCACTATCCGCACAAGATCCGAACCGTAGCCTCCCATTGCCTCCACACACTCCATCCGTGTGGGTTTCTGCAGAAGCCACGATCGGTCCCCTCCGTTCGCAGCGTAAACGACGGAAAACGTAAGACCCTTGTCGAGCGCGAACTGTTGTACCGCGCCTTTGACCGCTCCGACGTTTACCGTGCCATCCATGCAAACCGACCAGTCTTGACCTGGGTCCGCAGCCTTTTGTTCAGCAAATGAGAGATAATCATGCCCCGCCAGAATACCGCCCGGTCGAAGCTTTGGGTAGTACGCCTGAATGTCTTCCGTGGCACCGCAATAGTCATGGCGGGCGTCGACGTAGACGAAGTCCAGTGACTGATCCGGAATTTGCTGGGCCGCTTGCGTCGAAAGCATCCGGTGGAAGGTCGTAATATTTCGCCAAGGCTGCAGCAGGTCTTGCGCCCCTTGAAACAGCGCATCCTGTTTGGTTTGATCAAAATTAGCCGAACCCTTGCAGTTTTCTTGATGGCCCCACAAATCGACAAGATGGAAGCGTTCGCAGCTGATCCAGGCTTGGAGGATTTGTTTCGCGTGCGAGCCACTCTGTACACCAACTTCGGCACCGTGTGTGAATCCGCGCGCTTGCATCAGTGCTCCCAGATCGGCCCGTGTTCGCAAGGCGGGGATGCCCGCCGGGCCCCGGTAGACGACGTCCGTCTCACACGGtggagtcgtcgtcgccgcacctttacagtcaacaacGGGCGTCCTCATCCAGCCTAGCTGTCCATGAACCGTGAGCAACAGCCAAAACAGAACAGCCAAAGCGGGAAGTACTATCACGAGAAGCTTCCATACGGAATCGTTTCGGCTCGCCCTAATCCTTGTGAGAGCAGCCAATACCTTGACCATTGTATTCAATTGTTTAAGAGGAGATTATGACAAGACGCTGATATTGTCAGATGTGCTCAATGATGTTGATAGCTGCGGTTCGCTTTTCAGCTGACGTAAAaagtaacagtaaactgTACCGCTGGGTGCTATTCATGAAATGTATTATCGACATGGGACTTTACGATAAAaacttttgactgtgattaCCGTTCGTAGAAATAGCCGTTACTCACATATGAACCACTATTTCGAATAGAAATTTGTCCGAACTGTAAGTGTCTAGAAAGAAGATGAAACGCCGGATATTCCGGACCAATGCGTTAAACTGTACTGCTACATTACATTATTTCCAGTAGTGTTCCGGGCGATGTAGGAGAGAGTTGTATTCCGTTGGGGACAGATGATACATTGCTATCGTACCGGGGAGATCGACATTCATACCTGTGAAGGGTTCGAGTTTGCCAGCCAGTCGTCCAGTGTTGGACTGTGCTATCCCGGTACACACGCTCCCTTAGGACAGAGCAGGCAAAGTATTTTCGTGGACCATTGGCCGCAAGGACGCCAATCGCTGACAAGCCAAGACTGCCCGACTGTGTTCACCTTGGCAGAAGTAATGAGAAGCAATCAATGACTTATCCTTACCTAGGGCTTCGACCAAGCCTTCATCCTTCCGAAAAAACGTCTCCTTTCGGTTATAAGACTTTTGGGTGGGCTCAAAACAGGGAATTTCGACGCGCGTAGAATGCCCAACGACAACCTACAGATACTTTGGTAAATGGAAGCGTCTAAGTCCTGCTAGTCAATATTCCGCACTATTGCCAACTGGTAAAATTGTCTGCTACTCCAAAGATTGgatcgtcatcttcttcaaaTTTGGCTCCTTTCGCAAGCCCTTTTCAATTCACTTTCCGCACAAGATCCGAGCCATAGCCTCCCATCTGCCCCACGCACTCCATGCGTGTGGGTTTCTGCAGAAGCCAAGATCGGTACGCGCCGTTCTGACGTTCGGCGTATACGACGGAGAATGTTAGCCCTTCTTCGAGCGCAAACTGCTCTACCGCTCCTTTGACCGCTCCGGCGTTTACCGTGCCATCCATGCAAACCGACCAGTCCTGACTGGAGTCCACAACCTTTTGTTCAGCAACGGAGAGAAAGTCATGCCCCGCCAGAATACCACCCGGTCGGAGTTTCGGATAGTACGCTCGAATGTCTTCTGTTACACCGCAGTAGTCATGGCGGGCGTCGACGTAAACGAAGTCCAGTGACTGATCCGGAATTTGCCGGGCCGCCTGCGTCGAAAGCATCCGGTGGAAGGTTACAATTTCCCGCCAAGGTTGCAATAGGTTCTGTGTCGCTTGAAATAGCTCGTCCTGTTTGCTTTGATGGAAATTAGCCACATCCTTGTAGTTCTCTTGATGGCCCCACAAATCTACAAGATGGAAGCGTTCGCAGCTGGTCCAAGCTTGGAGGATTTGTTTCGCGTGCGAGCCACTCTGTACACCAACTTCGGCACCGTGTGTGAATCCGCGCGCTTGCATCAGTGGTCCCAGATCGGCCCGTGTTCGCAAGGCGGGGATGCCCGCCGGGCCCCGGTAGACGACGTCCGTCTCACACGGAAGAAATGTCGCCATCGCGGGTATCTCCGTCCAACCGAATGTTTCTTGCGAGAACAGAAATGCCAGTGCGGCGAGCGCCGCGACGAGCACAATTCGTGAGTGCTTAAAGCGGGTTGCTGGAACCGTTCCGAACGAAACTTTTGTTCGGGCCATGGTAAGTAGTTTAACACCAGAGATGGAAGCTACCGGCCGACGTTTCGGTGCGAAATGTTAGATTTTCCGCTTCCCTCGTTGGACCTGTTTACGTATTTACCGTTTACTCCAAATACGCAACGTTCTCGAGAACGAAACACTTGATATTATCGGTTAGagtgttacggagtactgcgtttgtacaattgctatgtttccggaaCCGCATGTGATTGGTCTCCACATGTTTACACGACCAAGgtggactgggatataattggaacacaGGAGATAAGATTGGAACATAGAAAATACGATTGTGTCAATAAAGGGGTTATaacaagacacatggtgggatggaagaagaatctctactcaccataggtgttgtgcatgggactcatacTTCTGAAGGTATGTACCGTAAACAACGGAACTTTGTACACAACGGAGCTTtgtatcttttccaaaaattcattTACATTTGCCACAGGACCCGCCAAATCAAAGTCAGGCTTAAACCCTGACCCCACACCTGGATTCGTCTCATTCACAgcttcaaaacgataccaTTAATTCTAATACTACTATAAAACTGCAATGTACACTTTGGTTTTATAGttggattttgatgttgaaatGTAAAATAGGGTTCAGGGTATACATGTGGGGGAAAGGCtgcctattgagattatggaagttgtggaagattgaagatgagctggcactttgtgggattgttcactggactgaacaacagattgactagaTTGTAgagaatgtaatcttcctctcattcttttataagttcattgatccaaattgcactctatgcataggtcctcgtatccgctgtctaacctgtggggagcgtcgtcaacgagttgagttttacagtcccgTCTCTTgggtgtattgcaggtcgttcgtaacGCCCATCTccgtttaccactcactgtcataacagTGATCCatcctcggttgtgctttggtagtgcTCCGTAACATAGAGAGTGGAAAAATCCGTTTGATCCGCTAACTTACATAGATATCGCTTATTAAGATATTTTCGTATTTTGTCTTGAGACAAAAGCGTCTAAGATTGTTGTTCGAAATTTATATTCGATAGTTCTTTCATTGTCGTACTTATGTAACACAAGACTGTCGGGAATTCTCTTTGTCTGTAGATCTTTTCCATATGACTGTAGCTACTCTTCTACTAGCTATAAACCCTTATCCCTCCAATGAAAACCCATCCGTCGCCCGGTCAAAGTCACCGTTACAAAAGTTTCTCGGTGACACAATTAGTCTGGCGAATTTGTCTCGGTCGACTTCGGTAACGACACACAATGTGCAAATACCAAAAGGGATCGCGGTGCATCGTAtccctctctctctctgtgtGTGTCAAACGCGGCAAGCCAGTGAGAGTCAGTCGACAGCGCTGATGCAACGAAAGGACTTCCATTATGAACGCCTCGGATCGGCCCACGCTACTCTCCATTGAGGAGTTAAGCGTCCTCGTTTCATCCCCCGTTCGCACGCACTTGGCTGGTGCGTATCGTGGTCTGTATCCCGCCGCCAACGATCCAGCACAAAAGCTGCAGCACGAACAGCATCTCGAAAAGGTGCTTGCCGCCATGAAAGTTTCGCCCCGGACGTCGACTTTTCGCGTCAATACAATCCGCGCAACGCGCACAGAGGTTGTGGACAAACTGGTTCTCGCAATGAATGAGTGGGCCGAGCGAGAAGGCCTCTGTACGCCCAATCCCTTGCCAATCTCCGTCGCGGCTCATGCCGTGCTCGAGGATATCGTATCGGTTGATATTGCCCAGTCTCCGACGACACTCTCCTCATGTCGAATACCGCCCCTCCAGGTGGAGCTCGACACCGACTCATCGTTCGGGGACGAGGCGCGACGCGCCCGCCGTCACCGCCTGGGCTGGCCCACCACGTGTAAGGTGATTGTTTGCGATCGCTTATGCGGAGAAGCGGTTCTCCGCGGATCGCACGTTTTCGTCCGCGGAATCCTCGCGGCAGATCCCTCCATTCGAGTGGGGCAGGCCCTGGCCGTCTACGCTGACTTGCCGCAACCCCAACGACCGTCTTGGCCTCGTGGACTTGCCGTTGAGTCCTACACTGGAACCTGCGTCTTTGTGGGAATCGGCCAGGCGTGTTGCACCCACGCCAGTTCTTTCGACAGTCACAGGGACTGGGTGTTCGCATGCGCTCCCTGCCACGAGTGGGGCCCCTCCTGCCCCCACTTTCCGGTGTACTGGACACGCACGCTTTTTTACAAAACCTACCTTCCACCGTCGTGGTACACGCACTGAATCCTCAACCCGGCGATACAATCCTCGATCTCTGTGCCGCTCCAGGTGGCAAAGCCTCGCACGTGGCGAGTTTCACAAAAAATCAGGCCGTGATCTTGGCCGCTGATCGGAGTCGGTCCAAGGTCGTCGCCATGAAACAACGCTTCCTGGCACTAGGATGTACCAGTATCGTACCCTTGCATCTTAACGCAACTGCATGCTGTATGGACGAGCCCGGGCGGCCTCGCTGCAGCGTGGCCGAGGTACGTACGCGCCTGTGGATGGGTGTCGGAGTAGCAGCTGTTCCTTGAGGAAGTGTGTGTGTTTCGCCACTTTCTCATTCTGAGCAATAAATTTGGTTTGTTAGATCCGCGCCGCGGCCAAAGTCTCGGAGAGGGACGGACTCTTGAACGTGAAATACTTTTTCCCGGGATCGTTCGATCGTATTTTGTTGGATCCACCCTGCAGCGCTTTGGGTCTACGCCCCAAACTGCAGATTGGACCGACCCGGGTGGACGATCTGCTCGCTTTTGCCACATATCAGCGCAAATTTGTCCCACCGGCAGTGGCCTTGCTGAAACCGGGTGGTATTCTGACTTACAGTACCTGTACCTTTCACGTGGAGGAGAATGAACGCATGGTGCGGCATATTCTGGACGACTATCCGGTCATGGAGTTGGTGCCCATCACCATTGGCGTTGGTCTACCGGGTTTGCCCGGACACGGATTAACGACGGACGAATGCCAACGTGTGCGACGATTCGACCCCACCGACAGTGCCGATACTATGGGATTTTTCATCGCCAAGTTTCGGAAACGAGCGACTACCGCCTACTGTAACAGTACAGCAGGATCACTCCTATAATTTTTTTAAGTGCCTAATGAATCGAACAGTTGTTACTGTTCCCACCAGTTAAACCCGCCAGCGCCGCCGGCTCCTTGTCCGTAGTAACTCGATGGATCCCAACCAGTAGTCTCTTCTCCCGGACGCACCGGAGGCTGTTGCGACTGTGGAGCTCCCGGaggctgttgctgctgctgatgGTGAGCTTGTTCGGCCTGATAGCCTTGTTGCTGTGGCGCACCGTATCCGTTGTTATGGTagccttgttgttgttggtggtggtgcggCTGCTGCCCACCGTAAGTACCGTAGGGACCCGATGggtgctgctgttgttggtgttgctgaCCAGGATAGGCAGGAACGCCAGGCGGTGGGGGCAAGTTGGAACCACCAGTAGGGGGCGGGGGAAGATTGCCCGATGGTGGTGGGGGAGGCAAGTTGCTTACGGCGGCgggcggcggtggtggcaAAACAAAAGCCGGCGAGGCCCCACCAGGTGGATTGGGCGGACCACCGTTGGCCGCTTCCGCCGCCGAGGTGGGTTTGGGGCCGTCTAATTCGGCCATGAAGGACAAATACTCCGTATCGATTTCTTGAGCATTCTTCTGGTCCGTCGGCGGCGCCACTTTTTGTCGACAATCCCTCGTCGGGTGACTCGTGTCTCCGCAAATGGCACACTTGACCGTCAGCGTGGGTTTGTTGACCGAAAACCGACGGGGACACTCAAAGGAGCGGTGTCCTTTTTCGGCACAAATCTGACAGAACTCTTCGTCCTTGAGTGTGCCGTTGAGCAGAGCCAACTCTCGCAGCTGTTGTTGCTTGTGTAcgttcttttcgtcgtcaatgACGACGAGCATTTGGTCGATCATCTCGGAGGCCGCATCCACGGCCCGCTGGTCGTCTCCCGTAATGACAACGTGTAGGGGTTCGTTGTCGCCTTCCATGATTTTTCCGTCACGTCGTCCCCGGGCGCCATCCTTGACGGAACCCCGGCCCCGAATAGCAATCTTGCAACCCGTCTTGGATTCGAGTTCCTTCTGCGTTTTCCCCCGCGGACCAATAATGAGACCAATAAAGTTGTAAGTAGGGTGTTTCTCGATAGGGATGCGAATTTTTTTGGTGCGTTTGCGGACAAAGAGGTTATTCTGACGTGTGGCTGGATTGAGATTCATGATTTGTTCGAGCAAATCTTGACGTTCCGCGGTGTAACGTTCGCGCCAGCGGACGGCACGGGTATTCCGGCGCTTGCCGTCGGCCCCGTAGACTGCACCCCAAAAAAAGAGAGCGCACATGGTGAGATACGTCGGTCCAATCAATATctgtgtatgtatgtatgcaTGTATACATATATATCTGTACAACAAAGCACCAACACGCGACGAGACACGAGGATGCGGCAAGAAGGTCCGAAGGAAAGGCCACACGGACACGTACCGGGTGGTGGGGACGGTGATCGTTCGCGATGTCCCCGGGGCAAGGCGTCGACCCGGGCCGCTTCTCGTTCCAAGTGTTCCATTTTCTCATTGACTTGACGCAATCGTGCTTGTAGATTGCGGTGCTCGTCTTGTTTGTGCGGTGGAATGTTGGCTGCGGACGGAGTGGGCAAGACGGGAAGATGGCCTGTGGCGGGTCCGTAGGGATTGTGTTGGGGAACGGGAgcgaggggagcgtcgcgAGCCCATCGGGATTGACGCTTAttggcatcgtcgtcgtcgttgttgttgtcgtcattgttgcTGGTGGTGCCCCAACGCGACTTGCGTTTGCGTGGGACGGGTGTGGGCGCACTGCCGGTAGCGGGTTCTGGCTGCTGTTGCGTGTGTTTGAGATATTCTCGGCGTGCTTCTTTCCATCCCGGCCAATTCAAGACTTCCTTCCAGAGGTCTGGATAAGGACCGTACGTTTTCTGTAGGCCTTGTGCAGCGGCGCTCGTACCGTTGTACCAAGTCTTCATGGGAACGTGATCGGTCCGGACCGTCATGACGTACTCGGCGGCTTGTTCGCTGTCTTGTCCCATGGTGACTGACTACGGGGTTTGTATGTATCTGTGTGGAAGTGCACGTACGGGGAAAGTTCGATGGCAACGTTGGACACGAATACGCAAACTGTTGGTGTGGATTGTGTGGCAAACGTTTCGTTCGACTACCGACTGGTACTGTAACAGTAACACAACCAGTAACTAGCAAGTCGGGAATTCGAAACGGCCGTATGGTGCAAAGAGAGGATGCTTGCTCTACCTATCTTTACTCCGTATTGTGTAGGTCGGTAGGTACGGCAGTTCATTCACTGTGACTGACTGACagactgactgactgtgacagtgaaaaatCAATCAATGGTCCCTGCATGTGGGACAGCTGGACAGACAGATACTGGGATTCTGTAGTTGGGTGTTTGGACTTCCCAAGCGGTCCCGTTGCGACACTAGAGTCCCCTATACCTCTGAAGGGAACCACCAACCCAATGTTGCTACTTCAACATCCGACCAAACGGACAAAGATCCCAGTTTCGCTGCGGCATGACGCCTTTTGGCGGTACTGTtagttacagttagctacCTAGTTCTGGGGGAGAAGTTCGTGGCACTGTTACTGTTGGTATGGGGTCGGCCCTCGACAAGAAACTAACTGCCCGTAACACAGTCGGCACGGTACGGATACAATCCCAATCCCTCCTTCCCCGCCGCATCCCCGCGCCACCCACACTAACAGCGACACCTATACACACACATTAGATCTTGACCGTCAACACCTGttgctctctctctctatttctgcctttgttgcaATCACGAGTACTCCCATCATGTTGCGTTGCGCTGCTACTGTCTGGAGTCGTCAGGCTCGTCCGGTGTCTTTCGCGTCGGCGGTGCGCTCCATCGCCACCGTCACGGCCGACGACGCCCTCAAGTACAGTGGATACATGCAGATCGACTTTACCATTCCCGAAGATACACCCGTCTACGATGCCGTGCAAAAGTTTGCCGCCTTTAACATTGGCTGTCTCGTTACTACGGATAAGGCTGGTACGTACTCATACTCGTCTCGTCTCACGGAATCAACCTGGCGATAGGAGTGTATGTGTGTAGCTCAAACCGCAGACGTCCTCGTACATACACTATAAACGCTTCTCACAAAACAATTGTCGCGGCCCTTGTTGTTTTCTCTGTCTGCCTTTCTGGCGTCTCccttttcttctctttccatcAGGCAACATGACGGGTGTCGTCAGTGAGCGCGATTACATTTGCAAGATTGCCTTGTTGGGACGCACGTCCAAGGAAACACCCGTCAAGGAAATCGCCACCCGCGGCGCCAACATTATCACCGCCAAGGCCGGAGAATCCGTAGAATCATGCATGGAGAAAATGATGAGCAAAGGCATTCGGCATTTGCCCATAGTGGACGATGCCGAAAAGGTCATTGGCATGGTCTCCATCAAGGATCTCGTCAAGACCGTCATTacggaaaaggaacaaacCATCAAGGTATTGTCCGATTTTGCCCTCGGCAAGGGGGGACACTTTGGTAGCGAGTGACAATGACACGCAATAGATAGCAAATAGCTGATTTACCAAAACACTACTTTTGTGAAATCCCCGTTGTTGTATTATCTACCAACCATACAAGATTTCACGGATTGCGCGACCAACATTtacgaaaaggaaatgcCTAGCAACACGGCAGTATCTGAACATTGTTGGTGTAGCTGCATCCGTTCATCCTTGCTCAACTCATCGTACCGAccttccaacaattccacCATGATCTCCATGGCACGCTTGGGCTGCCCATTAGTCAACAGCTCCTCCACGTGCTGTAGTACGTCACAAGGCGCCACTTCGGTTTCAGTGCGTACCGGCAATTCCGTGGGCGTGTCTTTTCCCACAGCACCATTGGGGTTGCAACCAGAATCCGTCACGGAGACCTGTACGGCAGCGTTTTCCTTGTCACCCTCCACAGCAACCTGGTTCGACAAGTGCTGACGGGCTTGGCGACGTGCCCGGACTTGGGAATAGCTTTCTTTCTCTAGAATGCGCTGTGCGCGACCAAATACTTGCGCACCCGCAGCTTTGCCCGAGAACAACGGCTCGTGgggttcttcgttgtcagaaatctcttcggcggcttgcgagtAAAAGCCGTCGTGACGGGATAGACCAACAACCCCACTTTGTGACAGGACGAATTCGTGCTGATCCCACTTGCTCTCGACGccttgcgttgctttctgcacTTTCTCCATGACCTCGCAAACACTGTACGTAAgatcacacacacacacagaagaaaacaaagcgATGAGCACCAAAAATTGCGTCACATACAAGGGGGCTGGCGCGTTCACAATCAAACGCACCCCGGAGCTCCCAGCGCAAAGAGCTTGCGCAACTCTAGTTTGTCGAAATAGCGCTCCACCGACGTGTCTTCTGTGAACACAGTACGACGGATTCCATCCTTGTGCACTTGCTTCTCATACATCTTTTCCTCCACGGTACCAGCAGCGATCAAGCGATACACCACAACGTCACGAGTCTGGCCAATCCGATAGCAGCGATCCACAGCCTGTGAGTCTTCGGCAGGAGTCCTATTGGAAAGGAGTGAGAACAACAATAGTGTCACAGCAATAGCACATTCCAGGTGGCGCTGCTCTTGCAACGCGAAACGAGCTTCTGAGACGTACCAGCTTGGATCGTAAATAATCACTCGGTCGGCACCAACGAGGGTAAGGCCGACCCCAGCTGCTTTGGTTGACAGTAGCATCGCGTCCGTTGTGGAAGTGTTTGAGTTGAAGTCGTCCACAAAACGCTGTCGGTCTTGTTCTTTGGAGCTACCGTCAATACGCAACAGTTCCACCCCCTCGGATAGAAGCGTTTTCTCTATGATATCCAACATTTTCGTACTCTGCGAGAAAATGAGGGTTCGATGGCCGTTCTGGCGAAAGTTTTCGATCAACGACAAGAGAATACAGAGCTTGGCCGATTGCTGGACCAAATCATCAGGACTGGCCGTAGCAAGTAAACGTCCAACATTGATTGCGAGTTCTTCTGCTAGAATAGGATGCCCGCAGAGCTTTTTCAGCCATGTAACGGCTTCCAACGGCGATCTGGTTTCACCAGAAAGGATCGAGCTTACCACTGATTCCTTGGAGTCCACGAAGTCGGAGTACATTGTACGCTGTTTTGAACTCAAATGCGTCCAAACAACAAGTTCGTTTTTCGACGGAAGTTTGTCTATGAGAAAGTCAACTTTGAGGCGTTGCAGAAAGTACGGCTTGAGCTTCTCCTGAAGTTCCTTGTTCACCCGTTGTCCCAGTTTGATTGCATGTGTTGTCGCATTCTTGTTGCGAGCGTCTTCGATTGGTCGAGCGAAGTAATTCGTGAAAGTTTTCAGCTTGTTGAGAATCTGCCCACTCGTTGCCCAATCAAAAAGTGCCCAGAGTTCCTGCAAAATAGAGGGCATTAGACCACGCACGGGGCACAAAATTTGGAGATCTCGAACTCTTCCAACATACCTTAAGATTGTTGAGTATAGGCGTTCCTGTCAGCAAGAGCCGATGCGTCTCGCGACTGCGGCA from Phaeodactylum tricornutum CCAP 1055/1 chromosome 12, whole genome shotgun sequence encodes the following:
- a CDS encoding predicted protein produces the protein MVKVLAALTRIRASRNDSVWKLLVIVLPALAVLFWLLLTVHGQLGWMRTPVVDCKGAATTTPPCETDVVYRGPAGIPALRTRADLGALMQARGFTHGAEVGVQSGSHAKQILQAWISCERFHLVDLWGHQENCKGSANFDQTKQDALFQGAQDLLQPWRNITTFHRMLSTQAAQQIPDQSLDFVYVDARHDYCGATEDIQAYYPKLRPGGILAGHDYLSFAEQKAADPGQDWSVCMDGTVNVGAVKGAVQQFALDKGLTFSVVYAANGGDRSWLLQKPTRMECVEAMGGYGSDLVRIVN
- a CDS encoding predicted protein, which codes for MASRTHTVPSLDRCRRRRVIVDSSGSDSGDGTEVEVFPLSRPTRWLGDDDFSDTSSSLEGHLRKLDLKHSRLDDEIQRLARASIDGAVRDTVEESFDLSIGDSSSSGSVDGPNLCEKEDPTELPLGSNWICDRKSNEMLLRAQESDTTEVDWPDLRIPRGLFQKLFDYQKSGVQWMGTLHQVGIGGVLGDDMGMGKTYMALTFLGGLMRTGVIRNALIVSPVSVLRSWEKEAQNVLTQCVHDVRIAVLSSTQSQQRDRILLKALEDESSNYLIITSYGQVRSATLSFVQSDCCFDYVVLDEGHQIKNPTSATSRACRRICRSRETHRLLLTGTPILNNLKELWALFDWATSGQILNKLKTFTNYFARPIEDARNKNATTHAIKLGQRVNKELQEKLKPYFLQRLKVDFLIDKLPSKNELVVWTHLSSKQRTMYSDFVDSKESVVSSILSGETRSPLEAVTWLKKLCGHPILAEELAINVGRLLATASPDDLVQQSAKLCILLSLIENFRQNGHRTLIFSQSTKMLDIIEKTLLSEGVELLRIDGSSKEQDRQRFVDDFNSNTSTTDAMLLSTKAAGVGLTLVGADRVIIYDPSWYVSEARFALQEQRHLECAIAVTLLLFSLLSNRTPAEDSQAVDRCYRIGQTRDVVVYRLIAAGTVEEKMYEKQVHKDGIRRTVFTEDTSVERYFDKLELRKLFALGAPGVCEVMEKVQKATQGVESKWDQHEFVLSQSGVVGLSRHDGFYSQAAEEISDNEEPHEPLFSGKAAGAQVFGRAQRILEKESYSQVRARRQARQHLSNQVAVEGDKENAAVQVSVTDSGCNPNGAVGKDTPTELPVRTETEVAPCDVLQHVEELLTNGQPKRAMEIMVELLEGRYDELSKDERMQLHQQCSDTAVLLGISFS
- a CDS encoding predicted protein; translated protein: MARTKVSFGTVPATRFKHSRIVLVAALAALAFLFSQETFGWTEIPAMATFLPCETDVVYRGPAGIPALRTRADLGPLMQARGFTHGAEVGVQSGSHAKQILQAWTSCERFHLVDLWGHQENYKDVANFHQSKQDELFQATQNLLQPWREIVTFHRMLSTQAARQIPDQSLDFVYVDARHDYCGVTEDIRAYYPKLRPGGILAGHDFLSVAEQKVVDSSQDWSVCMDGTVNAGAVKGAVEQFALEEGLTFSVVYAERQNGAYRSWLLQKPTRMECVGQMGGYGSDLVRKVVVGHSTRVEIPCFEPTQKSYNRKETFFRKDEGLVEALGKDKSLIASHYFCQGEHSRAVLACQRLASLRPMVHENTLPALS
- a CDS encoding predicted protein; this encodes MNASDRPTLLSIEELSVLVSSPVRTHLAGAYRGLYPAANDPAQKLQHEQHLEKVLAAMKVSPRTSTFRVNTIRATRTEVVDKLVLAMNEWAEREGLCTPNPLPISVAAHAVLEDIVSVDIAQSPTTLSSCRIPPLQVELDTDSSFGDEARRARRHRLGWPTTCKVIVCDRLCGEAVLRGSHVFVRGILAADPSIRVGQALAVYADLPQPQRPSWPRGLAVESYTGTCVFVGIGQACCTHASSFDMGPLLPPLSGVLDTHAFLQNLPSTVVVHALNPQPGDTILDLCAAPGGKASHVASFTKNQAVILAADRSRSKVVAMKQRFLALGCTSIVPLHLNATACCMDEPGRPRCSVAEIRAAAKVSERDGLLNVKYFFPGSFDRILLDPPCSALGLRPKLQIGPTRVDDLLAFATYQRKFVPPAVALLKPGGILTYRE
- a CDS encoding predicted protein — encoded protein: MLRCAATVWSRQARPVSFASAVRSIATVTADDALKYSGYMQIDFTIPEDTPVYDAVQKFAAFNIGCLVTTDKAGNMTGVVSERDYICKIALLGRTSKETPVKEIATRGANIITAKAGESVESCMEKMMSKGIRHLPIVDDAEKVIGMVSIKDLVKTVITEKEQTIKVLSDFALGKGGHFGSE